The following proteins are co-located in the Tardibacter chloracetimidivorans genome:
- a CDS encoding VOC family protein — MMTTLGPIKKLAPIEQLAYLPTDFDAALRYWTETVGVGPFFVMENIRLGDMKYRGQPTDAVFSLAIGYWGDIQIELIRPENDAPSIYNGEYAVTDRVHHVCLFVNSIAEARTACAEAGAEILVEGKVGEDGEVIYVDAGGGPGHIIEILQPMSGSETLFAMMRDAARDWDGTDPVRILA; from the coding sequence ATGATGACCACACTCGGCCCGATCAAGAAGCTCGCCCCGATCGAGCAACTCGCCTATCTGCCGACCGACTTCGACGCAGCGCTTCGCTACTGGACCGAAACGGTCGGAGTCGGTCCCTTTTTCGTCATGGAGAATATCCGGCTGGGCGACATGAAATATCGCGGCCAGCCAACCGACGCCGTCTTCTCGCTTGCGATCGGCTATTGGGGCGATATCCAGATCGAGCTGATCCGCCCGGAGAACGACGCGCCGTCGATCTACAATGGCGAATATGCCGTTACCGACCGCGTTCACCATGTCTGCCTGTTCGTGAACTCCATCGCCGAAGCGCGCACCGCCTGTGCGGAGGCGGGGGCCGAAATCCTGGTCGAGGGCAAGGTCGGCGAGGATGGCGAGGTCATCTATGTCGACGCAGGGGGCGGCCCGGGCCATATCATCGAAATCCTGCAGCCAATGAGCGGCTCCGAAACGCTGTTCGCAATGATGCGCGACGCCGCAAGGGACTGGGACGGCACCGACCCGGTCCGTATCCTCGCCTGA
- a CDS encoding CHAD domain-containing protein, which produces MPVLDAFRVIARDCLQRLSDQAQQFGDIGGAEPLHQCRVAIRQLRAALALFQPVLSPGGPIRFQIELRWIMGQLGDARNLDALLARFFDARSGHAGPLLDRMLVVQEAAYAQANAAITSHRMNQLVAEMTVWLNRDILNIVGRDERIGDFADRALSKRWRRLRGRARRAVRNPDPAALHRLRIELKKMRYTANFLAPLYADEDTLDAERFRKRMAKAQDRLGAINDLVVAETIMENVGLATRERQAADLLLQEAREARKALIQRIPRRLKKLRGTKPFWRR; this is translated from the coding sequence ATGCCGGTCCTTGACGCCTTTCGGGTGATCGCACGCGATTGCCTGCAAAGACTGTCGGATCAGGCCCAGCAATTCGGCGATATCGGCGGAGCGGAGCCATTGCACCAGTGCCGGGTTGCCATAAGGCAGTTGAGGGCCGCGCTGGCGCTGTTCCAGCCCGTGCTGTCGCCCGGTGGCCCCATCCGGTTCCAGATCGAGCTGCGCTGGATCATGGGCCAGCTTGGCGACGCGCGTAATCTGGATGCGCTGCTCGCCCGCTTCTTCGACGCGCGCAGCGGCCATGCCGGACCGCTGCTCGACCGGATGCTGGTGGTGCAGGAGGCGGCCTATGCGCAGGCGAATGCGGCGATCACGTCGCACCGCATGAACCAGCTTGTCGCCGAGATGACCGTGTGGCTCAATCGCGACATTCTGAATATCGTCGGGCGGGATGAGCGGATCGGCGATTTCGCGGACCGTGCGCTTTCCAAGCGCTGGCGCAGGCTGCGCGGACGCGCCCGCCGTGCGGTTAGGAATCCCGATCCGGCGGCCCTTCACCGGCTGCGGATCGAACTGAAGAAGATGCGCTACACGGCGAATTTTCTGGCGCCGCTCTATGCCGACGAGGACACGCTGGACGCCGAGCGGTTCCGCAAGCGGATGGCCAAGGCGCAGGACCGGCTCGGGGCTATCAACGATCTGGTCGTCGCAGAGACGATCATGGAAAATGTCGGCCTCGCCACGCGGGAGCGGCAGGCGGCGGACCTTCTGCTGCAAGAAGCGCGAGAAGCGCGAAAGGCGCTCATCCAGCGCATACCCCGGCGCTTGAAGAAGCTGCGCGGCACGAAACCATTCTGGCGGCGTTAG
- a CDS encoding CsbD family protein, whose product MGELKDKAKGLANEAAGNAKQAAGKAAGRPDVTAEGAAQERKGEAQNLKGKVKGALGDKV is encoded by the coding sequence ATGGGTGAACTGAAGGACAAGGCGAAGGGCCTGGCCAATGAAGCGGCGGGCAATGCGAAACAGGCGGCGGGAAAGGCCGCCGGCCGGCCCGATGTGACCGCTGAAGGCGCGGCGCAGGAACGCAAGGGCGAGGCGCAGAACCTGAAAGGCAAGGTAAAGGGCGCATTGGGCGACAAGGTGTGA
- a CDS encoding 2-oxo acid dehydrogenase subunit E2, producing the protein MADIRPFCMPKWGIEMTEGTVAEWMVAEGEAFHKGQTICLIETAKITNDVDAEFDAVLARILVPAGSDPAPVGALIGVFAEPGTDSAAIDAFIANFKPADTAVAAKGAGEKAKPATPAPAPAAATPRKIITNRPISPEALKLAEQADVDLAGIEGSGRGGRITYQDVDQARRPAARGPLRGTVPVEPESAVFASPLARRIAALHGVDLAGLSGTGARGRISKADVLALVPAPAPAAGGAIAAPFVPVDNRPTVVPFDRIRKVVAQRLTEAKQQIPHVYLRVSARADELAAMRKTANLILGCKASINDYVIKAAAMALARHPDVNVQVHGQEIHRFPHADIAIAVASPKGLVTPIVRQADRMRIDQIAGATRALIDKAAAGRLGFEDMDGGTFSVSNLGMMEIEDFAAIINPPQGAILAVGGITRQPVETAEGGIAFESRIAMTLSVDHRAIDGAAGAAFLATLKSLIEAPEGLFA; encoded by the coding sequence ATGGCTGATATTCGCCCTTTCTGCATGCCCAAATGGGGCATCGAGATGACCGAGGGCACCGTCGCCGAATGGATGGTGGCCGAAGGCGAGGCGTTCCACAAGGGACAGACCATCTGCCTGATCGAAACCGCCAAGATCACCAATGACGTCGATGCCGAGTTCGACGCCGTGCTGGCGCGGATCCTGGTGCCGGCTGGGAGCGATCCCGCGCCGGTGGGCGCGCTGATCGGCGTCTTCGCGGAGCCGGGCACCGACAGCGCGGCGATCGACGCCTTCATCGCGAACTTCAAGCCCGCCGACACGGCGGTTGCCGCCAAGGGCGCGGGCGAGAAGGCGAAGCCGGCCACCCCTGCGCCGGCACCCGCCGCTGCCACCCCGCGCAAGATCATCACCAACCGCCCGATCAGCCCCGAGGCGCTGAAGCTCGCAGAGCAGGCAGACGTCGACCTTGCCGGGATCGAGGGCTCGGGGCGCGGCGGCCGCATCACCTATCAGGATGTTGACCAGGCCCGCCGCCCCGCGGCGCGGGGCCCCTTACGCGGCACGGTTCCGGTCGAGCCCGAAAGCGCGGTCTTCGCCTCCCCGCTCGCCCGGCGGATCGCGGCGCTGCACGGCGTCGACCTCGCCGGTCTCAGCGGAACCGGCGCGCGGGGCCGCATTTCCAAGGCCGACGTGCTGGCGCTGGTACCCGCCCCTGCCCCGGCCGCTGGCGGCGCTATCGCGGCTCCGTTCGTGCCGGTCGACAACCGCCCGACGGTCGTGCCTTTCGACCGCATTCGGAAGGTCGTGGCGCAGCGGCTGACCGAAGCCAAGCAGCAGATCCCGCATGTCTACCTGAGGGTCAGCGCGCGCGCCGACGAACTGGCGGCCATGCGCAAGACCGCCAATCTGATCCTCGGCTGCAAGGCCTCGATCAACGACTATGTCATCAAGGCGGCGGCCATGGCTCTCGCCCGCCATCCCGACGTCAATGTGCAGGTGCATGGGCAGGAGATCCATCGCTTCCCCCATGCCGACATCGCCATCGCCGTCGCCAGCCCCAAGGGGCTGGTAACCCCCATCGTCCGCCAGGCGGACCGCATGCGCATCGACCAGATCGCCGGGGCCACGCGCGCGCTGATCGACAAGGCGGCGGCCGGGCGTCTGGGCTTTGAGGATATGGATGGGGGCACCTTCTCCGTCTCCAACCTCGGCATGATGGAGATCGAGGACTTCGCCGCAATCATCAACCCTCCGCAGGGTGCGATCCTGGCCGTCGGCGGCATCACGCGTCAGCCGGTCGAGACCGCCGAGGGTGGCATCGCGTTCGAAAGCCGCATCGCTATGACGCTGTCGGTCGATCATCGCGCGATCGACGGCGCGGCGGGCGCCGCCTTCCTCGCCACACTGAAATCGCTGATCGAAGCACCCGAAGGCCTCTTCGCCTGA
- a CDS encoding antibiotic biosynthesis monooxygenase family protein: protein MFVAVYWWRVHPGKEEQFRAAWRRGTDLIRERYGSYGSRLHRDADGRFVGYAEWPDEATWRAAFDQKMVYDDPETRAAFVDAIAEVPADADPIFTMTVTDDLLVRSTGSP, encoded by the coding sequence ATGTTCGTGGCGGTCTATTGGTGGCGCGTCCACCCCGGCAAGGAAGAACAGTTTCGCGCCGCCTGGAGGCGCGGGACGGATCTGATCAGGGAACGCTATGGGAGCTATGGCTCGCGCCTGCACCGCGATGCCGACGGCCGCTTTGTCGGCTATGCCGAATGGCCGGACGAGGCGACATGGCGCGCCGCATTCGACCAGAAGATGGTCTATGACGATCCCGAAACACGGGCTGCCTTCGTCGATGCGATTGCCGAGGTTCCGGCGGACGCGGACCCGATCTTCACCATGACCGTCACCGACGACCTTCTCGTTCGCTCAACCGGATCACCATAG
- a CDS encoding quinone oxidoreductase family protein: MRAAWYEENGGPDVLRVGQLPDPAVGPDTVLIRVEAISIEGGDLLNRQFSPPREVPFVPGYQAAGRVEAIGERVTRFAPGDRVVGFNWNGSHAELFAVLEHHAYAVPDGLDLDLAATVPVAFGTASDCLFEFGRVKPGETVLVQGAAGGVGLAAVQLAAQAGATVIGTASGAERLARIAPYGMHHGIDHRSEDIAARCRETTGGKGADIILDMAGGQSVEALIDAARPRARYAVVGAAAGALPSFGFFPLIRKSLTVFGISFGRDMATPRAHRLIDSLLRRMAEGRLVMPIDRSFALSEVQAAHRHVAEAHPFGRVLMRP, from the coding sequence ATGCGCGCTGCCTGGTATGAGGAGAATGGCGGGCCGGACGTGCTGCGCGTCGGCCAACTGCCCGACCCCGCGGTCGGCCCCGACACCGTCCTGATCCGCGTCGAGGCGATCAGCATCGAGGGCGGCGACCTCCTCAACCGCCAGTTTTCACCTCCGCGGGAGGTGCCGTTCGTCCCCGGCTATCAGGCCGCGGGGCGGGTCGAGGCGATCGGCGAAAGGGTCACGCGCTTCGCGCCGGGCGATCGGGTGGTGGGCTTCAATTGGAACGGCAGCCATGCCGAGCTGTTCGCTGTGCTCGAGCATCATGCCTATGCGGTGCCCGACGGCCTCGACCTCGATCTTGCCGCCACCGTCCCGGTCGCTTTCGGTACGGCGAGCGACTGCCTGTTCGAGTTCGGCAGGGTCAAGCCTGGCGAAACCGTGCTGGTCCAGGGCGCGGCGGGTGGCGTCGGGCTGGCCGCCGTGCAACTGGCGGCTCAGGCGGGCGCGACCGTTATCGGCACCGCGTCCGGCGCCGAGCGGCTGGCGCGGATCGCACCTTACGGCATGCACCATGGCATCGATCACCGCAGCGAGGATATCGCCGCGCGCTGCCGCGAGACCACGGGCGGCAAGGGCGCCGACATCATCCTCGACATGGCGGGCGGCCAGTCGGTCGAGGCGCTGATCGACGCCGCACGACCACGGGCGCGCTATGCCGTCGTCGGCGCCGCCGCCGGGGCTCTGCCGAGCTTCGGCTTCTTCCCCCTGATCCGCAAGAGTCTGACGGTGTTCGGTATTTCCTTCGGGCGCGACATGGCAACGCCGCGCGCGCACAGGCTGATCGACAGCTTGCTCCGGCGCATGGCCGAGGGGCGGCTGGTCATGCCGATCGACCGCAGCTTTGCGCTGTCGGAGGTTCAGGCGGCGCACCGCCACGTCGCCGAGGCGCATCCTTTCGGCCGGGTGCTGATGCGCCCCTGA
- a CDS encoding PRC-barrel domain-containing protein yields MGYYDRDDDSYTRTRDSSERSSNWRNESIFGRSNRRDDDGDWRTRRSTRGSSGNRNYQSRDSGDEGYGPDDDRDDLPRNETNHLIASNKVEGTAVYGRDGERLGHIYNFMVDKVSGHVEYAVMAYGGFLRMGERYFPLPWQTLDYDTRRGGYRIDMTERDLERAPSFDRNSEPSFNRRYGSRVYSYYGLSY; encoded by the coding sequence ATGGGCTATTATGATCGTGACGACGACAGCTACACCCGGACGCGGGACTCATCCGAGCGTTCGTCGAACTGGCGGAACGAAAGCATCTTCGGCCGCAGCAACAGACGCGATGACGATGGCGACTGGCGGACGCGGCGCTCCACACGCGGCAGCTCTGGCAATCGGAATTACCAGAGCCGGGACAGCGGCGACGAGGGCTATGGTCCCGACGACGATCGCGACGACCTGCCGAGGAACGAGACCAACCATCTGATCGCATCGAATAAGGTGGAAGGCACTGCCGTTTATGGCAGGGACGGCGAACGCCTGGGCCACATCTACAACTTCATGGTCGACAAGGTGAGCGGCCATGTCGAATATGCAGTCATGGCCTATGGTGGGTTCCTGCGCATGGGCGAGCGCTATTTCCCCCTGCCGTGGCAGACGCTTGATTATGACACGCGCAGAGGCGGCTACCGGATCGACATGACCGAGCGGGATCTGGAGCGCGCGCCCAGCTTCGACAGGAACAGCGAGCCGTCGTTCAACCGCCGCTATGGAAGCCGCGTCTACAGCTATTATGGCCTGAGCTACTGA
- a CDS encoding type III polyketide synthase, with protein sequence MTTAHINAIGTAVPRHDIHARFIGLADRLLEGDASRRIFRRMAGLAGIEHRWSFLEPADDDDFEAADREGFYRLGAFPGTAQRMERFETQGVKLCEEAVRALGENEDVQSATHLLLVSCTGFVAPGIDQMLIDSFGLDPGLERTAIGFMGCSAAINAIRLANHIVRSEPAARVLMVNIELCSLHLQETRELERLLSGLLFGDGCAAAMISSDARGIALRDFRTVTIPESAHLITWRIGDQGFEMHLSGEVPQRLAKALDAERLRNDRDGILRGEPAESYDLWAVHPGGRTILDAVERGLGLEADALGRSRSVLRDFGNMSSATLMFVLARMVTAGDAGRGVAMAFGPGLVAETFRFDLGDVGKGHG encoded by the coding sequence GTGACCACAGCCCATATCAACGCCATTGGCACGGCTGTGCCCCGGCACGACATCCACGCCCGCTTCATCGGGCTGGCGGACCGGCTGCTGGAAGGCGACGCCAGCCGCAGAATCTTTCGTCGCATGGCGGGTCTTGCCGGGATCGAGCATCGTTGGTCGTTCCTGGAACCGGCCGACGATGATGATTTCGAGGCCGCCGACCGCGAGGGTTTCTACCGGCTCGGCGCATTTCCCGGCACCGCCCAGCGGATGGAGCGGTTCGAAACGCAAGGCGTAAAACTGTGCGAGGAGGCTGTCCGCGCCCTGGGCGAGAATGAGGATGTGCAATCGGCGACGCATCTGCTGCTCGTCTCCTGCACCGGCTTTGTCGCGCCCGGCATAGATCAGATGCTGATAGACAGCTTTGGGCTGGACCCCGGCCTGGAGCGCACCGCCATAGGCTTCATGGGATGTTCGGCGGCGATCAACGCGATACGGCTCGCCAACCATATCGTCCGGTCGGAACCGGCCGCGCGGGTGCTGATGGTGAACATAGAGCTATGCTCGCTCCACCTCCAGGAGACCCGCGAACTCGAGCGGCTGTTGAGCGGTCTGCTGTTCGGCGACGGCTGTGCGGCCGCGATGATCTCCAGCGATGCGCGGGGCATTGCGCTGAGGGATTTTCGTACCGTCACCATTCCCGAGAGCGCGCATCTGATCACATGGCGGATCGGCGATCAGGGGTTTGAAATGCACCTGTCCGGAGAGGTGCCACAGCGACTGGCGAAGGCGCTCGACGCGGAGCGGCTGCGGAACGACCGGGACGGCATATTGCGCGGCGAACCGGCCGAAAGCTACGATCTCTGGGCGGTGCATCCGGGCGGCCGCACGATTCTGGACGCGGTGGAGCGGGGGCTGGGGCTGGAGGCCGACGCGCTCGGCCGGTCGCGGTCGGTGCTGCGGGATTTCGGCAACATGTCTTCCGCCACGCTGATGTTCGTGCTTGCCCGGATGGTGACGGCGGGCGATGCCGGACGCGGTGTCGCCATGGCCTTTGGACCGGGGCTGGTGGCCGAGACCTTCCGCTTCGATCTGGGCGATGTCGGGAAGGGCCATGGCTGA
- a CDS encoding NAD(P)/FAD-dependent oxidoreductase: MDEALVIAGGGPAGTAAALTLARAGQSPLVIERGEAADEKLCGCFLSSETEAMLARLGVEADRLGASTIDRVRLVAAHRSAEVRLPFRARGLSRHRLDGALIEAAARAGARIVRETIVAVAETGGGGGEIETRGKGRLRASTLFLATGKHEVRGAARPVTEPCHNIGLKQMFALSPRQRERLAGAVELYLFDGGYAGLQLVENGRANFCLVIGDSAWRARGGAWDDLVRSLTDEMPMLKERLEGAEPLLARPLAVARIPYGFLHTPGSADGGVYRLGDQAAVIPSFSGDGMAIALHSGIAAADSFLAGSAAADYQMRLRRRLARQFAVAGGLHRLASTGPGRTGLVATARHWPLPMRWAASLTRLSG; the protein is encoded by the coding sequence GTGGATGAGGCGCTGGTCATCGCGGGCGGCGGCCCGGCGGGAACGGCGGCGGCGCTGACGCTGGCGCGCGCGGGACAATCGCCCTTGGTGATCGAACGTGGCGAAGCCGCCGATGAAAAGCTCTGCGGCTGCTTCCTGAGCAGCGAGACGGAGGCGATGCTCGCGCGGCTGGGTGTGGAGGCGGACCGGCTGGGTGCAAGCACAATCGACCGGGTGCGGCTGGTCGCGGCCCATCGGTCGGCCGAGGTGCGTCTGCCGTTTCGTGCGCGGGGGCTTTCGCGGCATCGCCTCGACGGCGCGCTGATCGAGGCGGCTGCAAGGGCCGGAGCGCGGATCGTGAGGGAGACGATTGTCGCGGTTGCCGAGACGGGCGGCGGGGGCGGCGAGATCGAAACGCGCGGCAAGGGGAGGCTGCGCGCGTCCACGCTTTTCCTTGCGACCGGAAAGCATGAGGTGAGGGGCGCGGCGCGCCCGGTGACGGAACCGTGTCACAATATCGGGCTGAAGCAGATGTTCGCGCTGTCGCCCCGCCAGCGCGAGAGGTTGGCGGGCGCGGTCGAGCTTTATCTGTTCGACGGCGGCTATGCGGGCCTGCAGCTTGTCGAGAACGGCAGGGCCAATTTCTGCCTCGTCATCGGCGACTCCGCGTGGCGGGCGAGGGGCGGGGCATGGGACGATCTGGTCCGGTCGCTGACGGACGAAATGCCGATGCTGAAGGAGCGGCTGGAAGGCGCGGAGCCGTTGCTCGCGCGGCCCTTGGCCGTTGCGCGCATTCCCTATGGCTTCCTTCACACGCCCGGATCCGCGGATGGTGGCGTCTACCGTCTGGGCGATCAGGCGGCGGTGATCCCGTCCTTTTCAGGCGATGGCATGGCGATTGCGCTTCACAGCGGCATTGCGGCGGCGGACAGCTTTCTGGCCGGAAGCGCGGCGGCGGATTACCAAATGAGGCTCAGGCGGCGGCTTGCCCGCCAATTCGCCGTCGCGGGCGGGCTCCACCGGCTTGCGTCCACCGGGCCGGGCCGGACGGGGCTTGTCGCCACCGCGCGACATTGGCCGCTGCCGATGCGCTGGGCCGCCAGCCTGACCCGACTCTCCGGCTGA
- a CDS encoding NADP-dependent oxidoreductase: protein MINQRIVLSSRPQGVPVPENFRTDEAPVPELADGQVLLENLVFAIDPAVRGMMDDVKSYMPPVPIGGLIPAMVLGRVVKSRHPDFREGDFGRGFAGWERYSVLDPGGVAFENVRVADDLPLTVYMGAVGWSGITAYVGLKRYGELRAGDEVLVSAAAGAVGSVAGQVARLSGCRVVGTVGSEDKARIVTDLLGFDAAINYRAVDDLGAAIDRHFPEGIDLYFDNVGGATLDAVLPRMKAFGRIPVCGMIANYNNQSEPYRLRNIWQVLVNRITMRGFLAYEAGDMVHEAEDALGEWVRSGQLVATENVSTGIGSAPAAFIRLMSGETMGKTLVRVDDRVSTLADRGA, encoded by the coding sequence ATGATCAACCAGCGGATTGTCTTGTCGTCGCGCCCCCAGGGCGTCCCGGTCCCGGAGAATTTCCGAACCGACGAAGCGCCCGTTCCCGAACTGGCGGACGGGCAGGTCCTGCTGGAGAATCTGGTTTTCGCGATCGATCCGGCGGTGCGCGGCATGATGGATGACGTAAAGAGCTATATGCCGCCCGTGCCCATCGGCGGCCTCATCCCAGCCATGGTTCTGGGGCGGGTCGTCAAATCCCGCCATCCCGATTTCCGCGAGGGGGATTTCGGTCGCGGCTTCGCCGGTTGGGAGCGCTATTCCGTCCTCGATCCCGGCGGCGTCGCCTTCGAGAATGTGCGTGTCGCCGATGATCTGCCGCTGACGGTCTATATGGGCGCGGTCGGCTGGTCGGGGATCACCGCCTATGTGGGGCTGAAGCGCTATGGCGAGCTGCGCGCGGGCGATGAGGTGCTGGTCAGCGCCGCCGCCGGGGCCGTCGGCAGCGTCGCGGGCCAGGTCGCCCGGCTGTCGGGCTGCCGCGTCGTCGGCACGGTCGGCTCGGAAGACAAGGCGCGCATCGTCACCGATCTGCTCGGCTTCGACGCTGCCATCAACTACCGCGCCGTCGATGATCTGGGGGCGGCGATCGACCGGCATTTCCCGGAAGGAATCGACCTGTATTTCGACAATGTGGGCGGCGCGACGCTCGATGCCGTGCTGCCGCGCATGAAGGCGTTCGGACGCATTCCGGTGTGCGGCATGATCGCCAATTACAACAATCAGTCCGAGCCCTATCGACTGCGCAACATCTGGCAGGTGCTGGTCAACCGGATCACCATGCGCGGTTTCCTGGCCTATGAGGCGGGCGACATGGTGCATGAGGCGGAGGATGCGCTTGGCGAATGGGTGCGGTCCGGGCAACTGGTCGCGACCGAGAATGTGTCAACCGGCATCGGGAGCGCCCCGGCGGCGTTCATCCGCCTGATGTCGGGCGAGACCATGGGTAAGACGCTGGTACGGGTGGACGATCGCGTGAGCACACTCGCCGATCGTGGTGCATAG
- a CDS encoding methyltransferase domain-containing protein — MADADFSRRSTMPELMDTEETGYEDFRQCLRHLALVNRLTLAHRPTLDWMERAIARAPGRPLNILDAGSGYGDMLRAIHRWAARRGVEVRLTGIDLNRWSADAAREAIPAGAGIDYVTGDLFAYQPSQPPDIILSSLFAHHLDDAALVRFLRWMDATARIGWFVNDLRRSRAAHALFGIGTALAPWHRFIRQDGLTSITRAFVEEDWKRLLQQAGIADARAEICRRFPYRLCVGAFTSG; from the coding sequence ATGGCTGATGCGGATTTCAGCCGCCGCAGCACCATGCCGGAGCTGATGGACACGGAAGAGACCGGTTATGAGGACTTCCGACAGTGCCTGCGGCATCTGGCGCTCGTCAACCGGCTGACGCTCGCCCATCGGCCGACGCTTGACTGGATGGAACGCGCGATTGCCCGCGCGCCGGGCAGGCCGCTCAATATTCTCGATGCAGGCTCTGGCTATGGCGACATGCTTCGCGCCATCCACCGCTGGGCGGCGCGGCGCGGGGTGGAGGTGCGGCTGACCGGCATCGACCTCAACCGCTGGAGCGCCGACGCGGCGCGGGAGGCCATTCCGGCCGGGGCGGGCATCGACTATGTCACCGGGGACCTGTTCGCCTATCAGCCGTCGCAGCCGCCCGACATCATCCTGAGTTCGCTTTTCGCGCATCATCTGGATGACGCGGCGCTGGTCCGCTTTCTGCGCTGGATGGATGCGACCGCGCGGATCGGCTGGTTCGTCAACGACCTGCGGCGGAGCAGGGCTGCCCATGCGCTGTTCGGCATCGGGACCGCGCTTGCCCCCTGGCACCGCTTCATCCGGCAGGACGGGCTGACATCGATTACGCGCGCCTTTGTGGAGGAGGACTGGAAGCGCCTGCTGCAACAGGCGGGCATCGCCGATGCGCGCGCCGAGATATGCCGCCGGTTCCCCTACCGGCTGTGCGTTGGTGCATTCACCAGTGGATGA
- a CDS encoding cystathionine gamma-synthase family protein, giving the protein MTRSHDPNGPATIPTARRRPKADVLELGGRKLKPATLMMGHGFDPALSEGALKPPIFLTSTFVFESAAAGKRFFEHITGKREGPAEGLVYSRFNGPDQEILEDRLSLWEEVEDALTFSSGMSAIATTLLALVQPGDVIIHSSPLYAATETLIGRILGRFGVQWVDFPAGASRQEIDAAFERAKALGRIGCVYLESPANPTNQLVDIAAVADARDAFHPDPASRPPVIIDNTFLGPLWQKPLKHGADLVVYSLTKYAGGHSDLVAGGVLGSRAMLAPVRSMRNTIGTITDPHTAWMLLRSLETLELRMTRAGESAAKVCTWLKDHPGVERIGYLGFLDPESRQADIYRRHCTGAGSTFSLYLKGGEAEAFRFLDSLKIVKLAVSLGGTETLASHPAAMTHLSVPDERKRQLDISDNLVRISIGVEDADDLIADFDQALAAV; this is encoded by the coding sequence ATGACCCGCTCGCACGATCCCAACGGTCCCGCGACTATTCCGACGGCGCGTCGCCGCCCGAAGGCCGATGTCCTGGAACTCGGCGGCCGCAAGCTGAAGCCCGCCACCTTGATGATGGGCCACGGCTTCGATCCCGCGCTTTCCGAAGGCGCGCTGAAGCCGCCGATCTTCCTGACCTCCACCTTCGTCTTTGAAAGCGCGGCGGCAGGCAAACGCTTCTTCGAGCACATTACCGGCAAGCGGGAGGGACCGGCGGAAGGCCTTGTCTATTCCCGCTTCAACGGCCCCGATCAGGAGATACTGGAGGACCGGCTGAGCCTTTGGGAAGAGGTGGAGGACGCCCTCACCTTCTCGTCGGGCATGTCGGCGATCGCCACCACCCTGCTTGCACTGGTCCAGCCCGGCGATGTCATCATCCATTCCTCCCCGCTTTACGCAGCCACCGAAACGCTGATCGGCCGCATCCTCGGCCGGTTCGGCGTGCAATGGGTGGATTTTCCGGCAGGCGCTTCCAGACAGGAGATCGACGCCGCGTTCGAGCGGGCGAAGGCGCTCGGTCGTATCGGCTGCGTCTATCTGGAAAGCCCGGCCAACCCCACCAACCAGCTTGTCGACATCGCCGCCGTGGCGGATGCGCGGGACGCCTTCCACCCCGACCCCGCAAGCCGGCCGCCGGTCATCATCGACAACACCTTTCTGGGGCCGCTCTGGCAGAAGCCGCTGAAGCATGGCGCGGACCTGGTCGTCTATTCGCTTACCAAATATGCGGGCGGCCACAGCGATCTTGTCGCCGGCGGCGTGCTGGGCAGCCGGGCGATGCTTGCGCCCGTCCGCTCGATGCGGAACACCATCGGCACGATCACCGACCCGCATACCGCCTGGATGCTGCTCCGGAGCCTTGAGACGCTGGAGCTGCGCATGACGCGCGCTGGCGAAAGCGCGGCGAAGGTCTGCACATGGCTGAAGGACCATCCCGGCGTGGAACGTATCGGCTATCTCGGCTTTCTCGATCCCGAATCGCGGCAGGCCGACATCTACCGCCGCCATTGCACCGGTGCCGGCTCCACCTTCTCGCTCTATCTGAAGGGCGGCGAGGCGGAGGCGTTCCGATTCCTCGATTCGCTCAAGATCGTGAAGCTCGCCGTCAGCCTTGGCGGCACCGAGACGCTTGCCAGCCACCCTGCCGCGATGACCCATCTTTCCGTGCCGGACGAACGCAAGCGGCAGCTCGACATTTCGGACAATCTCGTCCGCATCTCGATCGGCGTGGAGGACGCCGACGATCTCATCGCCGATTTCGATCAGGCGCTGGCGGCGGTCTGA